The DNA window ATGAAATCGCAGACAGTGTTGTGGCTATAAATGTATCGGGAACAGCCACCGATTATTTTAACAGAACATATCCTACCGAAGGCAGCGGCAGTGGCGTCATCATCTCTACTGACGGATATATAATGACAAACAATCACGTCGTGACAGGCGGAAACAGCATAACGGTCTTTTTAAGAAACAAGGAATCATATCCTGCGACTGTCATCGGCGTGGATGAAGAAACAGATATCGCGGTATTAAAAATCAATAAAACAGGTCTTGCTCCCGCGAGAATAGGCATTTCATCCACTTTACGCATAGGAGACATGACAATCGCAATAGGAAATCCCCTGGGCGAGCTCCAAGGTACGGTTACCACAGGTATAGTCAGCGCGCTTGACAGGCAAATAACCATCGACGACCGCAGCATGGCACTTATGCAGACAGATGCGGCTATCAATCCGGGCAACTCCGGCGGAGGGCTTTTTGACTCAAACGGAGATCTTATAGGCATTGTCACGGCAAAACAATCCGCCGCGGGTATAGAGGGACTCGGATTCTTCATTCCGGTTGATAACGCCAAGCCTATTGTCGCCGACCTTATCGAAAGCGGCTATGTGACCGGGCGTCCTTCTATCGGCATTGATACCATCACGATTTCATCAAAATACAGCGCGATGATCAATGGTGTGAACTGGCTCGGTGTTTATGTATACAATATGGATAGTGACGGCGCCGCGGCAAAGGCCGGTATAAAGAGGGCCGATTATATTTCCTCGGTTGACGGTGAAACAATTTCAACGGAAGAACGTTTCTGGGAAATTATAAATTCAAAGAAAATCGGTGACAAAGTTGATATAGAAATAAAGCGTCAGAATGATACCATTACAATTACGGTGACGATTCAGGAAAAGAAATCATAAATATTCATAAGGCATACCTGTAAATCGCATTTTCAGGTATGCCATTTATTATTAACGCGTCAACAAATAATAACTGCTTTTAAGAAAAATGCTTTGATATTTTTTCTCTTGTTTAAAATTTTCATTATTATAATGCCGGGAAATGACGATATATGAAGGGGAATTTATATTTAAAATTACATGGTGATTGACTTTTTAGCCGATATGGGATATATTGTAGACACCGGCTATCCACCGAAAAATGTCAGACAAGGTAACCTCTAATAACAAACTTACATCAAAAAAAGAACCAGCTGTTTCGCAATTGATTTTTATAATTTTGCGAAATATCATGTTTTTAAAGATTACCTTAAGAAATATAAAAACAACCGGAGGAACAGCAAATGCAGCAGACACTTATCGAGCTTTCGGCCTTGATACAAAGAGGCAGAGCAAAGCAAGTCGGGGAGCTTGTCACAAAAGCTCTTTCCGAAGGAATAGATCCGCAGACTATTTTAACAGATGGCATGATCTCCGCGATGAGCGAGGTCGGAGATAAATTCAAGAAGAACGAAATCCACGTTCCGGAGGTGCTTATTGCGGCGCGCGCGATGAATTCCGCTCTTGCGGTTTTGCGTCCCGAGCTGATCAAGGCCGGAGTAGAGCCTGTCGGCAAGGCAGTCATTTGCACCGTAGAGGGCGACTGCCACGATATCGGCAAAAACCTTGTAAAAATGATGATGGAGGGCGCGGGAATCGAATGTATCGATCTCGGCGTTGACGTAGGAAGTGACAGGATAATCGAAGCGGTAAAGGAAAGCGGAGCAAAGCTTGTTTGTCTTTCCGCGCTTCTGACCACCACGATGATGTCACAGAAAAAAATTATAGATGACCTTAAAACAGCCGGTTTACGGGATAAAGTAAAGGTTATGGTCGGCGGGGCGCCGGTGACTCAGGGCTTTGCGGATGAAATCGGAGCGGATGCTTATTCTCCTGACGCCGCGTCCGCCGCCCAAAAAGCGATTGAGCTTTTAAAGAGCTTCTGATGAAGAGCGAACCGGAAAATGTCACGGTAAAGCTGATACATCCGGTATATGGCGAAAAGCTTTTAACGCTTTCGCGCGGAGAGGCAATCATGCCGTATATCGCAAAGCTCGGCGCTTATGCGCCATGCGGCGGCAGGGGCAGTTGCGGGAAATGCCGGGTATTGGTTTCCGGCTGCGTGCCGTCTCCAAGTGAAAGAGATCTCGCCATGATATCCGATGACGAGCTTAAAAGAGGCGTGCGCCTTGCCTGCATGTTGAGAGCGGAAAATATGA is part of the Oscillospiraceae bacterium genome and encodes:
- a CDS encoding trypsin-like peptidase domain-containing protein encodes the protein MKKTSVNRNGVKLKTITFIAICLAAIMCATSCSFLTEGINTLKDGDNTEQTDTASQNSSEKGGVKADQVAEKSELSKLIDGAGASDGKRSGIADIIDEIADSVVAINVSGTATDYFNRTYPTEGSGSGVIISTDGYIMTNNHVVTGGNSITVFLRNKESYPATVIGVDEETDIAVLKINKTGLAPARIGISSTLRIGDMTIAIGNPLGELQGTVTTGIVSALDRQITIDDRSMALMQTDAAINPGNSGGGLFDSNGDLIGIVTAKQSAAGIEGLGFFIPVDNAKPIVADLIESGYVTGRPSIGIDTITISSKYSAMINGVNWLGVYVYNMDSDGAAAKAGIKRADYISSVDGETISTEERFWEIINSKKIGDKVDIEIKRQNDTITITVTIQEKKS
- a CDS encoding corrinoid protein; this translates as MQQTLIELSALIQRGRAKQVGELVTKALSEGIDPQTILTDGMISAMSEVGDKFKKNEIHVPEVLIAARAMNSALAVLRPELIKAGVEPVGKAVICTVEGDCHDIGKNLVKMMMEGAGIECIDLGVDVGSDRIIEAVKESGAKLVCLSALLTTTMMSQKKIIDDLKTAGLRDKVKVMVGGAPVTQGFADEIGADAYSPDAASAAQKAIELLKSF